ACGTGGTGGTTTtacagaagaagaagatcaaAGAATCTGTAGCCTCTACATAAGTATTGGGAGCAGGTAATTCTttcattcatctctctctctctctcttcctgcttcttcttctttactTTCTCCTCCAGATTTAGAATACATTATTTTCATGATAAAgtgatcttcttcttctctctctctctctctctgctcaaACTATattgttttgatgatttgatgatgaagTGATGTGTCTAATCAAGACTCAAATCTTATGCTTTAGGTGGTCAATAATTGCAGCCCAACTTCCAGGACGAACAGACAATGatgtcaagaactactggaacaccaaGCTACAGAAGAAACTATTCGGCAAGCGAAAAGAACCACCCCTCCACATCAACCATGTTCCAACCCTACCTGCATCAGCTCTCGAGAGGATGCATCTCCAAGGCCTCCTCAGCTCCCCCTTCTCCTTCTGCAGCAACCCTGAGCCATGGCCCAACCACCAGCCACCAGGAGACAGATCAATTCTCCCAAGCATCTCCACAGACTCTACCAATCAAGCTGGTTTCCAAATGAGATCTGGCATCTTAAAGTCCGAGAGCGCAAGTACACGAGGAGAAGTAGAGCGTTCAGCGCTagggtttcactcggcttcaaccGGAGGAAGCCTCAGCGTGGAGACTTCAACCTCGAGCTTCGATGCTGTGACTGCAGATCTTCAAGCTGATGAGCTCGATGACTTGCTCTACTGCAACCACTCCTCGTCCTTCGCAGGGCATCAAGAGCACGAGCTCGCTGGCTTCGACTGTTGCAGAGAAGTGTACAGTGAAAAGGAGAGCACAGATTGGTGGATCGTCGACGGTTTCGAGGATGAGTCGACGATGGTGTCTTGGGATTCAGCTTCAGCTCTCGGTTCACAAGAGTACGACGTTTAGGGATTTGCAAGAATCTATATGGTGTCAAAGAACGGTGTGCAATCTTCATGGTAGTGTTGTCCCATTTGCGTGTGAGTTTGTCCATGTCAGGTTGCCTCTCGCATTACATCTGATGGGGAATGGATTCGTTATGAACAGAAGCTGATTCGAGTATTCTGGGACAGAAGAAACCTTTTGCTGCTCACATCCATTTCATCGCTCACATGCACACATAGTGGTTAAGGCTAAACCAACACACATGCATCGTTCCCTTTTCTAAGGATAGTTGGTGCACATCAAGCATGCATCTTCGGAATTCATATTTCTGGTGAAGGTTCTACCAAATTTGAAATCATGTCATAATCGAATCGAATTCAGGTGGTTTGGGTTTTTGTTCTGGAATCACAAGCTTCGATTTCGGTTTCGATTTTGAAACTGAAACTATTGgtttagtttcattttttatttgactCACTGATTTTAATTAAAAGAATAAATGACTCTATCGAGATTCAAACCAAAGTCAAATGATCCTCCTCCTGTACGTTGATTCAGTAAATACTGCATGGTAAatatatttttctacttgaaACTCTCTAACATATCCAACCTGACCTGATATTATAACTGATTCATCGACTAGACCACTAGTCCAAAATGCTTGGGTCTTATAGGATAAGCAGTTCGGAAATCTCTAACATAACATGGTCACGAGGAATGGTCAACAAAGACACATTTGATACATCGAAAAGGAGCCGATACTTGTCATAAAACACACCAGCTGGGGAACATTTCCgaagaaaatttatataacaatgggctATGTCCCCAAGTGATAACAATAAATAGGCAAAAATTGGCATCAAGGACGTTTATTTGTATCGTTCGTATTGAAATACAAGACAACTTGCAGCTCCACCTTTTGATCAAACCGAAAACCAAATCAGGAGCTATAACAGTTAATAGAAACTTTGATTATACTAAGAAACACTAAGAGCACTCGTTACCCAGTCTTTCGGTTAAACTGAACATACCTTCCTTCCTGCATTTCTACTCTTTGAAGGTTTGTTGCAGAATGATCTTGGATGCTCAGCTTATTCTTCCACATTGTGTAGTTGTAGTAGTGACAACTATTTCTGTCATTAGAGAAAACTGATGATGCTTTCTCAACCAAAATGTTCGAGCTATCATCAATTCTATATGAGATGTCAATTTCTTCCACGACAAGGTGATATATTACATCACCAAGTGAGGATGAGGCAGGCTTCTCGGTAAGAGTCTGACAGGATTCTTCATCACCAGTATCTTCTAATCCTCTAGCAACATCGTGGCTCTCATTTTCCATGGACACATTGTGAGGGTGGTTTAGTTGAGACAGTGACCTTATATCCCAAGAAAGAAGCTCCTTGATCAAGTCTTGGAACTCATCCTGAGAAGCGTATAGTGATTGTTTTGCCTGGAACAGAGAAACAAACATCAATGAACAACTATTTAGACGAAACCTAGTTAAGCTTTGGTTTTCCCAGATCATACATATAAGGCTTTCAGGTGGTAAGATGCAAAGAGAAACTCCATAATGAGAACAAGCACATAATTGGTGGCCAATCCAACTACTGTGTTCAATAGACATGCGGCATAACCAGGGTATCATAAGAAAAGGTTCATGTGGTCAAAGACTTTCATTAGACCATTTCAGAAACACTATACACTTTCAACCAGTATGGATATAGAGCACAAGGACATGTATCGTTAAGAGGTACAATAAAATCTTAGTTTTTAGCTTGCTTTAGCAAAAAGGTCAATTTTCCAGGTTCGAAGCAAAAGTTTCTGATCAAACCACAAGCAGACAACATCTGCAGCATAGCTATTCACTTATAACTTGCtgctatctttaaaaaaaaagaaaacttgctgctataACAATATTCCTCTTAATAGACAAGTTGAAGCCCATAGTTTTCTTAGAGGCCCTCTTGCCCATGGGTTCCATGCACAACCATATGAGACACTAATAAACTGCTTAATTACATGTTTTCAAGCAAATGTTTCTAATGGTAATAAATAGCTTACACCAGGCATCCAGACAGTGgcaagaaatgaagaaaaataacacCAAAGAATGAAAAGGTTTTCATTGACTACAGATAACTTACAGCTTNNNNNNNNNNNNNNNNNNNNNNNNNNNNNNNNNNNNNNNNNNNNNNNNNNNNNNNNNNNNNNNNNNNNNNNNNNNNNNNNNNNNNNNNNNNNNNNNNNNNNNNNNNNNNNNNNNNNNNNNNNNNNNNNNNNNNNNNNNNNNNNNNNNNNNNNNNNNNNNNNNNNNNNNNNNNNNNNNNNNNNNNNNNNNNNNNNNNNNNNNNNNNNNNNNNNNNNNNNNNNNNNNNNNNNNNNNNNNNNNNNNNNNNNNNNNNNNNNNNNNNNNNNNNNNNNNNNNNNNNNNNNNNNNNNNNNNNNNNNNNNNNNNNNNNNNNNNNNNNNNNNNNNNNNNNNNNNNNNNNNNNNNNNNNNNNNNNNNNNNNNNNNNNNNNNNNNNNNNNNNNNNNNNNNNNNNNNNNNNNNNNNNNNNNNNNNNNNNNNNNNNNNNNNNNNNNNNNNNNNNNNNNNNNNNNNNNNNNNNNNNNNNNNNNNNNNNNNNNNNNNNNNNNNNNNNNNNNNNNNNNNNNNNNNNNNNNNNNNNNNNNNNNNNNNNNNNNNNNNNNNNNNNNNNNNNNNNNNNNNNNNNNNNNNNNNNNNNNNNNNNNNNNNNNNNNNNNNNNNNNNNNNNNNNNNNNNNNNNNNNNNNNNNNNNNNNNNNNNNNNNNNNNNNNNNNNNNNNNNNNNNNNNNNNNNNNNNNNNNNNNNNNNNNNNNNNNNNNNNNNNNNNNNNNNNNNNNNNNNNNNNNNNNNNNNNNNNNNNNNNNNNNNNNNNNNNNNNNNNNNNNNNNNNNNNNNNNNNNNNNNNNNNNNNNNNNNNNNNNNNNNNNNNNNNNNNNNNNNNNNNNNNNNNNNNNNNNNNNNNNNNNNNNNNNNNNNNNNNNNNNNNNNNNNNNNNNNNNNNNNNNNNNNNNNNNNNNNNNNNNNNNNNNNNNNNNNNNNNNNNNNNNNNNNNNNNNNNNNNNNNNNNNNNNNNNNNNNNNNNNNNNNNNNNNNNNNNNNNNNNNNNNNNNNNNNNNNNNNNNATCCTTTCAAGCATTATTGGGCTTTAGCTTATTTATCCTTATCAGTGCCTTTAGTCTATGCTCTATATAAATCttagataaaatattaaatatataataattaaaatatttctaaaatttcttttaatcttcaaaggtacaaagaaattaattataaaGGTATATGTAATTTGTTGGTAATCATGGATGCATTGAATCCATACAATCAAAAATCTTTTCTAGAAAGGAGAAAATtcaataaaatatgaaaatatttatGTCATTATAAAGTCAGTAATTTTAAGATTTATTAGTTGAAACTCTAATTTACATTAATATCTTTTAAAAGCTCTCATtttatttcataatatatatatatattaaattcagcccaattaatattttaaataataattataaatatattatattgacATTTATAATAATGTATGTCTGTCGAAGGGcatatatgtaaaaataataatatttattgtaaAGTGCGAAGGGAAAGAGACGCCCGTCGCGCCTCCTCCGAAGCGTTTCCTCCGCAAGACGAGCCGTTCCCGCTTACTTCGAGACGAAGCAACAGCGGACTCGGATTCCTCCGGTCAGTAAGCGACACAGAGCTCTGATCCGGTCAGCGAGAGAAGCGGCGACGTTTGCGTTGTCGGCGGCGCCGGTGGCGGTGGCAGAGGAATGGCCTACAGGTCGGATGACGACTACGACTACCTCGTCAAGGTTGTGCTCATCGGCGACTCCGGCGTCGGGAAATCCAACCTCCTCTCCCGGTTCACCCGCAACGAGTTCAACCTCGAGTCCAAGTCCACCATCGGCGTGGAGTTCGCCACCCGGAGTATACGCGTCGAGGATAAGGTCGTCAGGGCGCAGATTTGGGACACAGCCGGTCAAGAAAGGTTCGATTCGATACTCCTACATATCCTGATGATCTGGAAGAATCGGTTTCTTTTTCTGCTACTTTTCCTAATTACCATTTCCAGAATCTCCGATCGGACATGGGGCGGTGTGTTCTTGTAAGATCTTGCGCCGGCTAGTTTGGATCCGACGGAAATTAGGGTTCTCTTAGTTGGGTGGTCGTTGCAAATCATTCGTTGGGCTTGATGCGAATGATACGCTGTTTTTCAGATCATCTATTGCGGGGATCAAGGAAGTCTCTATGATCACATATTAGCGTCCATAAGACTCTCTTGAATCTTCTTCTATGTGGAGCAATTGAGTTTCGGGAGGACTAATTTAGGGTTTGAATCGATCGTATACTTTACTATATGGTGCTGGACAAGTTAGATAGATAGAGGAGAGATATATAGAAGGAGAAGATTGCTTGGTAGGGTAATTATTAAAAGAAGTTATGCAGTTCAAGGTCTCATCATCGTTCCTATCATTTGCTAATTCATGGTTGAGTATATGCAATGTTGTAGTCTACAAACAGATAAATTATGGTTTTATGTATAGATATATTGTAGTTTTGATTTCCTAAGAATTAAATTTAGCCCATCTGTCCTCCGTGTGGGAGTTTTCTTGGTCATATGCTTTTAATTGTGGCCAGTATTTCAGGTTGCTTCACTACCTGTGAATGAAAATGCTGGTGCAAGTTAATGACTTGCATCATCAATCCTTATAGAATATGAACTTGTAAAAGACAGCTAATGGAAAACAAATTTCTTCCCGAATAGGTAACTTGGTCTTTTCGTGCTTACGGGTATTGCTTGAAGTTCTTTCTGTTCCTAAGTTAAAAATAAGATTCTTTCATTTGTCTTGCCTCGTACCACTCTTGATACCCTTATATGATTTTAGTTTTTGCTGCCACTTCCAAAGTGCTGAAAAAAGTCAAAGTGTTAGTCGAGTTGTACACTAAGTTCCCCAGATTGAAAATAGATCCATATCTTGTAagggaaaagagaaaaaaaatgcaaGCAGGATAGGCATGTTATCAATTTGTAGGATGCTGATTCTATTACAAAAAATTTCATATGTTCTCTTTGTTGTACCTTAATTTCTTCCAAGGGCTTTGCATGTATGAAAACCTTAGTTTTCTTCTACAGTGTTTACAGCATCTATTATCGCAGGCATATGCTTGAAAACTCTAGGCATCTAGAGTTTTCGAGGTTGATCGATGTTGTACTGATGCTAGAAATTAGGAAGACTGCTTACCTAAATTGAAATTTTGCTTGCTTTACTTTGGTTGATACGGTTAGAAGTTCCCTTTAAGCAAATGCATGGTAGGAAAATTGCCCATGGATGTCAATATCAAAACTAGGGTGGTGATCACGCCAGGTTAAGTTGATTTAGGTCTGGTTGGATTATAGGTTATTAAATATAAGGGTAGCTCGAGCCCAATCTTCTGCGCCTGGAGgtcaagatttttttttacatgtACCTACCTGTCTGCCTAATGGTTTTGTTTGATCTGTCAGACCCTAGAATATATGTCCAACTTGAACCAACCCATCAATGGATTAAGATTTCTTGATTGAGATCTGATCCTTGAACAGAACAAGCTATACTAAGTGGATCAGGTCAGACTGACCCAACGGGTTTGGCTCAAGATTGCCACTTCCAGTCCAAAATGCCTATTGGAGCAGGTTTTGACGCTAGAATGCATCCTGGTCTTTGGACCTTGGTCCTTTGGTATAGTAGTTTTTGATCTTGATTGTAGTGTATCTAAACTATACACATGCATACCTACATGTTCACAAGCTAACATATGGACAAGATACTTTTCCAAAGGAATACATGAAATTGAGATATGACCATGAAtgaacagtatatatatatatatatatatatatataacagctaTGTACCTTATGTTTGTATGGTTTACCACACTACTATATTATAGAACTTATCTACAGTAGATTGGTGATTACCTGAAATCAGTATGAATTATCCATAGTGTAAATAATATGCCCTATTAACGTTAGTGTATGTGACATGTCCTTTGTGCCATATGGTGATTCATCATCTACTGCTgaaagtttttattttatattgggTAAGGATCAGTCAAAAGGAACCTTTGCTCATCCAAGTTGCATCTATACTTTTGGCAAACTGTTGACAGCTGTCGGAGTCTAAACTTTTGTTTAAATTTGACCAACTAATGGTCAAAGTGATCATTCGCTTATCCAAGTGCATCTATATGTTTTGGCAAACTATGGATGATTGTCAGACTAAGGTCGCTTTCTGTTAATAATCCATAGCAGGCATAGCGTGGCACCTTATGGATCTAACATTTTTATGTGGTACAAAACCTGGTGGAAATGGGTTTTGATGCACCCTGATCTCAGATTTGGATTGGATTTGTGCGTAACAAACATGTGGATCAGTTTTATACTTGGTTGGTAATGATTGAGGGTTTATAGCAAGGTGTAAAATAAGGTAAAGAAAACTAATAATATGCACTGCAGCAGTCCTTTCCAGCCTAGAAAACCCCAACTTGAAATTTATTTGAATTACTCTCTCCTGTCCTCATTGAATCAAATTCATTGAATGTCATCTAGGCCAGCATAGTGGTGGCCTTGCAAGGATAAGTCCATCGGCCAACATGACCAGCCAAATTTGCCAATTCTTACTGCTGGTCAAACGAGGACCATAGTGACCAGTCAGAGATAGTAAGAGGCCACCACCTTAGGGCTATCAGGGAAGTCAATGCAAGTAGGTGCATAGTAACATAATGCTAGAGAAGATTTTTTTGATTAAGTGAACAAGTACACCTCTAATCGTCAGAACGTCTGAGATCTCATAATTGGAAATGGTCTGAAATTTTTGACAACTATTGGTCTCCATGGAACACGAAGAAGATGAAGTATTCTAAGTTTCTTGGACTTGTTTGGTCATTAAAGTATCATCCTTTCAATTAATCAACTCACTGTTATTATTTAGTCATCTTTATTACCGTAATAAGTGTTCCAAGGTGCCATTCGAGCGACTGCATATGCAAATGGGGGTCGTGCCACTCACGTAAGGCTAGTGGCAACTATTAGATATACTATGACTGTATATCAAAAATATGCTGCCAGATAACTGGATATATGCAAGTTGTTTCGCAAGTCTTGTGCACAAGCAGGTAATGTGCCTCTATATGTACCTTAGCAGTAGCATGTGATGCTTCTTGTTCATAATCCATAACTGGTATCTCTATAGTTTTTTGTGCTATATTACATGAACCCTTCTTTCATTTGTTATTAGTTATCACCTAGATTGGTTTTAAAACTAGTACACATTTTGTTGCATACTTGAGGAATTAGTTTGACTTGGTCTAGTGTTTCCATTTGTTATTTTAGGTTGATAGTATTACTATTAAGTTGGTACTTTTTGCAGCTCATTTTAAAGTACAAACAATCTCATTCATGCTTCAACATGAACTGCTTCTGCGGCCACATAAAATAATTGCCTTCACCTTGGGGAGAAGCATTGTTTTAGCTTCTAATAAGCAAGTTAAAAAGAAAATTAACATAGTCTCTTTTTGTTGCTTCTAATAGGTACCGAGCAATCACTAGTGCATACTACCGTGGAGCAGTCGGCGCACTTCTTGTCTATGATGTTACTCGGCATACAACGTTTGAGGCTGTGGAGAGATGGTTGAAGGAACTAAGGGATCACACTGACTCTAACATTGTAATTATGCTTGTGGGCAACAAAGCAGACTTACGCCATCTGAGGGCTGTTACTGTTGATGACGCAAAGGCTTTTGCCGAAAGGGAAAATACCTTCTTTATGGAGACATCTGCTTTGGAATCGATGAACGTAGAGAATGCCTTCACCGAAGTGCTCACTCAGATCTATCGTGTGACGAGCAGGAAGGCACTTGATGCTGGTGATGACCCAGAGACGTTGCCTAAAGGTCAAACAATCGACATTGGCACCAATGATGATGTATCTGCTGTTAAGAAAGCCGGTTGCTGCTCAGCTTAGCTCACTCGGGGGGAACAGATACATAAATGTTAGGGGGTTTGGCAGGTTTGTACACTTTGATATTTGGTTTTTGTATCGTGGTTACCTTCATCCGAGCATATAATTCGGCAATGATTGTGTTTTAGTAAATATTGTAACAAGTAACTTTGTTGATTCTTCTGACATTTCTCTTTTTCACGTATGTTGCCATTATGTACCCTCCCCcccacaaaaaatatatatataaacaagatTGATtctgcttgcatcatcaaaacaGCACTAATCAAGACGACCAATGCAAATAATAGTTTATCAGATCCCACTTGGTAAAATCAAACAGCCAACAAAAACATCGAATATGCAAACAAAGGAACAAAATCTTCAAAAGAATGCAACTCACCAACTACCCTGGAACAAAAACACCACCTGCCAATTCAAAGATTATTGTTCAATACTATATTTAATATTCTGTTGTCACAAGAGCCAAGTATGCGCCAATAACCGGCTTCAAATTTTAATCCCGACAGTTGAAAGCACATCGAATAAAGAAAGGTTAATGCAGCAAAAGTACAACCTGCGGCAGCTTACTAGAAAATACAATCAGATGCGTCTGGAAATGAAACGTAGAGCCAGAAAAGCACACCAAGTACAGTTAGTTACTTGCGAGCTTCAGCCTTCTTCTGTTCTTTGGCTGTCATTACAAAACAGCAGATGGGTAAGTAAGCACATGGAGTATAATTATAGTTAGAAATTGGAAGATTGAAACAAGAACAAAGTAAAACATGGACCATAATGCAAAGTCTAAAGGCCGTAAATCTGCTAAAACCAAGCAAAAGATCAAACAAGTATCTTGATCAGTTCTCTATGAATCCTGTAGTACTTGTGAGAAAGAATAAGGGCTCAATAAAGCCAGTTTCTGATATAAAAAGTAACTATAAAAAAGAGCTGATCACATTCATGTATAACAAACAGCACAACCAAAGAGGATTTACACAAAGAACACATCATACCAGCTTTTTCTTCCTCTCGCTTTTTTGCAGCTTCAGCTCTTTGTTGTCGTATTAATGCTAGGCGCTCTGCAGAAAATAATACGTAGATCAACATGTGATTAccaataatgaatatcaagattggAATATCAAGCTGAGCAACACTTGCAGATATCAGCGATTGGCGTCATAGATGGCAAATTTTTGGGTGATAAAATGCTTGAGTTGTCATCCATAATGCAGACCCAAACATCCAGAACAAGTGAACACCCGAGTTCAAGTACATTGAATGATTCCAAATTAAACATATTGAGATTTAATAATTCTACTTTGTCACGACCGATACAATATATCTGATGCATCAAGTTCAAGTACATTGGCAGCTTATTCTGACAAAACTGGGAGTACTCTGGAGCACTGGGAAATTTTTTAAAGGGTGACAACAATAACTTAAGCAAATAATGAAGTACTTAGATTGCATTATCAAGAAAATACAGAtgatatacttctcaaaagaaacaTATCAGCCAATCAACTTGATTACAGAACATTCTACTAAAAAACAAAGCAGATATGTTAACGCAGAGAGCTTAGAACAAGATTGTTACTCAACAAACAAAAAGTGTTAGACAGTAAACAGTGAAGGCTGTCTGATTGTTACCCAAGTCTTTTCGTGCTTGTTCTGTTTTTCCTTGTTCCTGTAGCCTCATGTATCGCTCATGAGCTCTCTGTCTCTCTATCTCTTCCCTATAGAAAAGAGGTCATAAAACATTGGTAACAAAGAGAAAAATGCAAAATCATTTAGGTCTACTGCTCCTAAAAGGCCCATAATTGTAGCATTACCATAACTAATAGCAAATAGTTGTATTTTTTGACAATTGATCTAATTTAATGTATTATTCAACCATCTAGATCATGTAAGAAACACAAAGTAATTGTGGTGGTAACTCAAAGCAAAACTGCAAGGCATTGCTACATTATTGCATTTTCAGATGACATACGAATTATCACTAGATTATTAAATGGTCAATTTCAATCATGAAAGTGAATGAAAACTAGTGGTCGAGTATCAAAGTTTTGAGATTTAGGCAAAATAAAGAGGAGATGAAAAAGTAGAGGAAACAGAGAAACAGTAGAGAATTGTGTAACTGTATTCTATCAGCTGCTTACTGAACAGTAACAGCTCCTGATAGTAATGCTGTCATCTTATCAGTCTTATTTTGATAAGGAGTCTTAGGAAATAAAACATCAAACCATTAATCCCTAACTTTAATCAACCAAACACTAGATTCCAACACAGTTACGAGACACTAATAAGTGCCTACCAAAAATCAGCAAATCTTGTGACTGACAAATAAACTACCAAACTCGAACTGATAAAACAAAATGCATATCTCCAGCTAGTAAAAACAAAAGCATGAACTGATTCTTGATCAAAACCAGGAACAGATTACCTAGAATCTGCATTAGCCACAAAGTATTAGGCACACTAAAAACTTTTGCATGACAGTGACAGTTTTAAAAAGTGCTAAGTAATCCACCCATTTTCCTTTATGGTTACGAGATATGCTTGCCAAATTACAACAGGAACACATTTTAAAGCGAAATAGATCAATGACACAATAAGAACTGCTAAGCATAAAAGCTTACACGGCCAATCATGGAAACTTAATTAGCAAAAGCCCTTAAAGAGAACAATATATGCAGATTCAGTTTACCTTTCACGTCGAGAGAGTTCAGGAGTGCTTTCAACCTGCATTGGAATTTCAAGAATATATATCAAAACTTTATGAAACTCGTTAACAACTGCCTAGACTACATAACCATATACTTAAATTCACTAAAATAAGTGATGACAGAAATGTTACAGTTTGATAAAAAGTAAAAGTTATTTAGATTGCTACCACCAGAAATGACAACAAAAAGAATTAAGACTACCAGTTAGCTTAATTTATTCAGCCagttgaaagcaaaaaaaaaaaaaaagaaatagccAACTATAACTCAACGACTGCAAACCCACCATAATCACCAGAGCACGAAAACGAAGTCTAGAAGAAGAAAAGTGACAAGAAAGGGAAGATGTGACAGGCAATTAATGCCATGATCCAAGATCCAACCCACATGAGGCAAATACTCAAGAAAAGAGTTCTCGATACACAATAGGACTAATCAGGATATCACAATCTCCCCTAATCAAATGTTTGACACAACTGTAGGTCTACACAAAGGCACATACACAGGCCACATTGATCACCAAGATCATCACAACTGATGTGCAATTCTGGAGTTATCATGCCACCATCGTCACTGTTAGCCACCGTCAAACTACAGACTCAACAAGATGCATGGTTGGGCCTAAAATGATTCATACACACACAAGCAGTTGTTGCTCAGAGCTCTTTGGAGGTGAgttgtgagatatatatatactatCTCAGACAGACTCATATTTGATGTGGGATTAATTATCAGAATTAACCCATCATACAGAGAGCAAAATAATTGTTTCAGAACATTAGGACCTACACAACAAATGGAAAAGCCAATTTCCTACAACTAATCTTAAGGCTCTTCACAATGGAGGAATCAGAATCAATAAAAGGTAAACCAAACAACATATCACAAGCAAGATGCTTTGTAGCAAGAACTTGCCAATGGTAATAATTGGTTAAGACAAGTAGCCCAAGAAGATGAGAGATTTTCAACAACTTAAGTATCTTTTTGTCTCAAAATCAAAAGAACATAATGAAATTGTCCTACATGATTTTATGGAGGTTTACCAAAAGGAAGTTATTACTGATCAGTTTTTTATACTTATACAGGCTATCATTATCTCAAGCCATATAAGGCCTCTCATGTCAGCCAAAATTAGACAAATTGAGGGAGGGGGGGATCATTAATGTTCTAGTTGGTGATTCATGAACATAATAACTTAAGCATAGTTGCCTCTACAAGTTAGTCAGGTAAACAAGATTTACATGAACCATGTGACACAAGGTTGCTGCTTTCCAAGTGGAAGTCACCGTCGTAGAAGTTTAGTCATCTTAGAAATCGAGTGTCCAACTTGAGACTACAAAGGACACTCAAATGTTTATTTATCATCTGAAGTTTACGCTAATAGCACGAATAACCCAAACACATTAAAAAAATGAGCAAAATAATTTCCATCCATAATTGTTTGAAAGCGAGAAGGATCATGGACACAATGTTCATGGATATGACCAAATTCAATACAGTGCAAACACAGTAATAGATACCGTTAACTTCAAACAGCAATTTCTACAATGTACAGTAGCAAAAACATGTAATTTCATGAACAGCATTGGTTCTATAGTAATAACTCTCAGTATGTAGTGCTAGATTAAACCAAAGTTTTTAATCTCATACTGTACCAATGCACTGAGCTTTTCTCGATATGGTACGGTACAggataccaagcggtacacctaaAAAAATTTACAATTTTAGGTATGCCCGCTGCTCTCTCCAAACTGGCTGCGGCATTCAACATCAAGGAGGTGGAGAGGAGAAACCCTTCCTCATGGAGGTAGGGAGGAGAAACCCTTCAGCTGCGACCTTCAGAAGGTTTACAAAAGTTTCGGGGTCTTTgatgcttctccctcttcttcctcgcttTGTCTTGTCACAGCCAAATACCTTATACCGCCCGATAGCGGGTGATCTGCGTGCCGGTCAGCtggtggaccggtacgtactgcccgtatcgggcggtacataaTGGTATTAAAAACGTTGGATTAAACTGAAAAAGCCAGACAACCCTCTA
Above is a genomic segment from Musa acuminata AAA Group cultivar baxijiao unplaced genomic scaffold, Cavendish_Baxijiao_AAA HiC_scaffold_1116, whole genome shotgun sequence containing:
- the LOC103996332 gene encoding transcription factor MYB36 isoform X1, encoding MGRAPCCDKAIVKKGPWSPEEDAKLKAYIEENGTGGNWIALPHKIGLKRCGKSCRLRWLNYLRPDIKRGGFTEEEDQRICSLYISIGSRWSIIAAQLPGRTDNDVKNYWNTKLQKKLFGKRKEPPLHINHVPTLPASALERMHLQGLLSSPFSFCSNPEPWPNHQPPGDRSILPSISTDSTNQAGFQMRSGILKSESASTRGEVERSALGFHSASTGGSLSVETSTSSFDAVTADLQADELDDLLYCNHSSSFAGHQEHELAGFDCCREVYSEKESTDWWIVDGFEDESTMVSWDSASALGSQEYDV
- the LOC103996332 gene encoding transcription factor MYB36 isoform X2 — encoded protein: MLLSRIQVMEIISLIEIRLLGLKRCGKSCRLRWLNYLRPDIKRGGFTEEEDQRICSLYISIGSRWSIIAAQLPGRTDNDVKNYWNTKLQKKLFGKRKEPPLHINHVPTLPASALERMHLQGLLSSPFSFCSNPEPWPNHQPPGDRSILPSISTDSTNQAGFQMRSGILKSESASTRGEVERSALGFHSASTGGSLSVETSTSSFDAVTADLQADELDDLLYCNHSSSFAGHQEHELAGFDCCREVYSEKESTDWWIVDGFEDESTMVSWDSASALGSQEYDV
- the LOC135666636 gene encoding ras-related protein RABA1f-like, with amino-acid sequence MAYRSDDDYDYLVKVVLIGDSGVGKSNLLSRFTRNEFNLESKSTIGVEFATRSIRVEDKVVRAQIWDTAGQERYRAITSAYYRGAVGALLVYDVTRHTTFEAVERWLKELRDHTDSNIVIMLVGNKADLRHLRAVTVDDAKAFAERENTFFMETSALESMNVENAFTEVLTQIYRVTSRKALDAGDDPETLPKGQTIDIGTNDDVSAVKKAGCCSA